A window of the Haloarcula litorea genome harbors these coding sequences:
- a CDS encoding cob(I)yrinic acid a,c-diamide adenosyltransferase: MPIYTGRGDQGQTDLRTMERVSKDSRRIEAYGTVDEVNALVGVVRPTGHDDIDDWLRAAQNHLHIVQADFANPQPDEDDPRITEAHVDDLEEIIDTANEELDPLESFILPSGSEPGAKLHHARAVCRRAERRAVSLSAEEAGVNETAIVYLNRLSDALFTLARLVNKREGVREESPEY, encoded by the coding sequence ATGCCCATCTACACCGGCCGCGGCGACCAGGGACAGACCGACCTGCGGACGATGGAGCGGGTCTCGAAGGACTCCCGGCGCATCGAGGCCTACGGGACCGTCGACGAGGTGAACGCCCTCGTGGGGGTCGTCCGGCCCACGGGCCACGACGACATCGACGACTGGCTGCGGGCGGCCCAGAACCACCTCCACATCGTCCAGGCCGACTTCGCGAACCCCCAGCCCGACGAGGACGACCCGCGGATCACCGAGGCCCACGTCGACGACCTGGAGGAGATCATCGACACGGCGAACGAGGAACTGGACCCGCTGGAGTCCTTTATCCTCCCGTCGGGGTCGGAGCCGGGCGCGAAGCTCCACCACGCGCGGGCGGTGTGTCGCCGGGCCGAGCGACGCGCCGTGTCGCTGTCGGCCGAGGAGGCCGGCGTCAACGAGACGGCCATCGTCTACCTCAACCGGCTCTCGGACGCGCTCTTTACCCTCGCGCGGCTCGTCAACAAGCGCGAGGGGGTCCGCGAGGAGAGTCCCGAGTACTGA